One window from the genome of Myxococcales bacterium encodes:
- a CDS encoding polysaccharide biosynthesis protein: protein MSRSRRQTDHARRVSQYQPVVADIVITCVALLVAYSIRYEFKIPASYATQMLWLMPIVSIARVFSNHAFGVYSVVWRYMGLHDALRCLQAAAMVSAIIVAIRWSVGARLPDLVVPYSVVAMEGLLVSLAMTGIRFVPRIMAERVRNVGIPTLLIGAGQGATAILREAWRHPELQMAPVGLLDDDPAKQGMKISSCQVLGGLPDIATVLERTSCKRVIITTQAISPAQIAAIMDACNPHGVAVNIVKGLYESLTDDPSPQSSLSMREVRIEDLLAREPVAPSLSMLDLRARYGHKRIIVTGAGGSIGGELVRQLALLEPALLVLAERDETNLFAIEHELAALRQNVEIRPLLIDIMDREAVARMYAEFAPDVVFHAAAYKHVPMMERFPWEAARNNVFATKHLAELANEAGVGAFVMISTDKAINPTSVMGATKRIAEQVVQDLAKTATTKYSCVRFGNVLGSRGSVVGIFREQIASGGPVTVTHADATRYFMTIPEAANLVLQAGTLGARGEVFLLDMGEPVKIIDLARQMIRLSGFSEAQRPIKIIGTRPGEKLFEELSTASEDLSATDLRKVFRCRPIAAEHDRIAQLLVALQAAVSARDAADVRRVLSEFDIGYQETGPRHAP, encoded by the coding sequence ATCGTCATCACCTGCGTCGCGCTGCTCGTCGCGTATTCCATCCGTTATGAATTTAAGATTCCCGCCAGCTACGCGACGCAGATGCTGTGGCTGATGCCGATCGTGTCAATTGCGCGGGTTTTTTCTAATCATGCGTTTGGGGTCTATAGCGTCGTATGGCGCTACATGGGCTTGCACGACGCGCTCCGCTGCCTGCAGGCCGCGGCCATGGTCAGCGCGATCATCGTCGCGATTCGCTGGAGCGTCGGCGCTCGGCTACCGGATCTGGTCGTGCCCTATTCCGTTGTAGCGATGGAGGGCCTCCTCGTCTCGCTTGCCATGACAGGCATACGCTTCGTGCCGCGCATCATGGCGGAGCGCGTGCGCAATGTCGGCATTCCCACGCTGCTCATCGGCGCGGGACAAGGAGCCACCGCCATTCTGCGCGAGGCGTGGCGGCATCCCGAGCTCCAGATGGCCCCCGTAGGCCTTCTAGATGATGACCCAGCCAAGCAAGGCATGAAGATCTCCAGTTGTCAGGTACTCGGCGGCTTGCCCGATATCGCTACCGTGTTGGAACGCACTAGCTGCAAGCGCGTCATCATCACCACGCAGGCCATTTCCCCGGCGCAGATCGCGGCCATCATGGATGCCTGCAATCCGCACGGCGTCGCCGTAAACATCGTCAAGGGGCTCTACGAATCGCTTACCGACGACCCGTCGCCTCAATCTAGCCTCAGCATGCGTGAGGTGCGCATCGAAGACTTGCTGGCGCGTGAGCCCGTGGCCCCCTCGCTGTCAATGCTTGACCTGCGCGCTCGCTATGGCCACAAGCGCATTATTGTCACCGGTGCCGGCGGATCTATCGGAGGTGAGTTGGTGCGCCAGCTCGCGCTGCTCGAACCTGCCTTGCTCGTACTCGCCGAGCGCGATGAGACCAATCTCTTTGCCATCGAACACGAGCTGGCCGCGCTGCGCCAGAACGTAGAGATACGCCCGTTGCTCATCGACATTATGGACCGCGAGGCGGTGGCCCGCATGTACGCGGAATTTGCGCCTGACGTGGTGTTTCACGCCGCGGCCTATAAGCACGTGCCGATGATGGAGCGCTTTCCGTGGGAGGCCGCCCGCAACAACGTGTTTGCCACCAAGCACCTCGCTGAGCTTGCGAACGAGGCCGGCGTCGGCGCCTTTGTCATGATCTCGACCGACAAGGCGATCAACCCAACCTCAGTCATGGGCGCGACCAAGCGCATTGCCGAGCAGGTGGTGCAGGACCTCGCCAAGACCGCGACCACCAAGTACTCGTGCGTGCGCTTTGGCAACGTGCTGGGCAGCCGGGGCTCAGTGGTCGGAATTTTCCGCGAGCAGATCGCAAGCGGGGGCCCGGTCACCGTCACTCACGCGGATGCCACGCGATATTTTATGACCATTCCCGAGGCCGCGAATTTGGTGCTGCAGGCCGGTACGCTCGGCGCCCGAGGCGAGGTCTTCTTGCTCGACATGGGCGAGCCGGTCAAGATTATCGATCTGGCGAGGCAGATGATTCGCCTCTCCGGCTTTAGCGAGGCACAGCGCCCGATCAAGATCATCGGCACCCGGCCGGGCGAGAAGTTGTTCGAGGAGCTATCGACTGCGAGCGAAGACCTTTCGGCGACGGATTTGCGCAAGGTCTTTCGCTGTCGCCCCATCGCCGCCGAGCACGACCGGATCGCACAATTGTTGGTGGCATTGCAGGCCGCGGTATCGGCACGCGATGCGGCCGACGTGCGCCGCGTACTAAGCGAATTCGACATCGGTTATCAAGAAACTGGCCCGCGCCATGCCCCATGA
- a CDS encoding lipopolysaccharide biosynthesis protein, which yields MPHDRPAKRRKNFAVIFAANAVYAGAQLLMLVAITRWTTLAETGFYGFGLALTTPIMLATGMALREVAFTDAAHSHLADSYVRLRHITTSIALGLCLALGAAVAASREEFTAIAAVAIVKAIESLCEMRYGLWQRDGNHSAVARSLALRAVVGLCAFVIVLRFTRIVPLALLATSLVWAIVYQWFDGFHVASEPGARATVDRADGPLSSSSREGVRALAALAWPMGIVAAIVSLQINLPRGFVRAYLGTEALGRFTAISAVLAISSTVLVALGQTNGPRLAQLWLERSYRAFANLTARLIAMMLAIAGVGVALALSVGDLVIPLAFGGKYHGLETLLAQMCLAAGLFGISGILGTAALALRTFRLVSLLQVASALLTTLACWLFVPHGLIAAGWAVVLAAAVSSLPPLGAFVYARRSMREAAR from the coding sequence ATGCCCCATGATCGGCCTGCCAAGCGCCGTAAAAACTTCGCGGTGATATTTGCGGCCAATGCGGTGTATGCGGGCGCGCAACTGCTCATGCTGGTCGCAATTACGCGGTGGACCACGCTTGCGGAGACAGGTTTCTACGGCTTTGGGCTGGCGCTCACCACGCCGATCATGCTCGCGACCGGCATGGCGCTGCGCGAGGTGGCGTTTACTGATGCGGCGCACTCGCATCTCGCCGATTCGTATGTTCGACTGCGCCACATCACCACCTCGATTGCGCTAGGGCTTTGCCTTGCCCTCGGTGCGGCTGTCGCGGCGTCGCGCGAGGAGTTCACCGCCATCGCGGCGGTCGCCATCGTCAAGGCGATCGAGTCGCTGTGCGAGATGCGCTACGGCCTGTGGCAGCGCGACGGGAATCATAGCGCCGTGGCACGCTCCCTGGCGCTGCGCGCGGTGGTCGGCCTTTGCGCCTTTGTGATCGTCCTGCGTTTCACCCGCATTGTGCCCTTGGCCTTGCTAGCCACCAGCCTGGTGTGGGCAATCGTATATCAGTGGTTTGATGGCTTTCACGTCGCGTCCGAGCCCGGGGCCCGGGCCACGGTCGATCGGGCCGATGGCCCGCTCTCCTCATCGTCGCGTGAGGGCGTGCGCGCCCTCGCCGCCTTGGCGTGGCCCATGGGCATCGTCGCCGCGATCGTATCGCTGCAGATCAACCTGCCGCGCGGTTTCGTGCGAGCCTACCTCGGCACCGAAGCACTGGGGCGATTCACCGCCATCTCCGCCGTGCTCGCAATATCTTCAACCGTACTTGTGGCGCTTGGGCAGACCAATGGCCCGCGGTTGGCGCAGCTCTGGCTTGAACGCTCATATCGCGCGTTTGCGAACCTAACCGCGCGCCTGATCGCCATGATGTTGGCAATCGCGGGCGTCGGCGTTGCGCTGGCACTTAGCGTGGGCGACCTGGTGATTCCACTTGCCTTCGGGGGCAAGTACCACGGGCTGGAAACCTTGCTCGCCCAGATGTGCCTTGCCGCCGGCCTGTTTGGCATTTCCGGAATCCTTGGCACCGCGGCGTTGGCGCTTCGCACGTTTCGCTTGGTTTCCCTGCTGCAAGTCGCCTCCGCCCTATTAACGACGCTGGCGTGTTGGTTGTTCGTGCCTCATGGCCTGATTGCGGCAGGGTGGGCCGTAGTGCTCGCAGCCGCCGTTTCCTCCCTGCCGCCCCTCGGCGCCTTTGTTTACGCGCGCCGTAGCATGCGCGAGGCGGCGCGATGA
- a CDS encoding O-antigen ligase family protein, with translation MAATRPRRLTDVSGSRTHKWALAGLALAMVVLIGGAGGVLRWSVAIAMAATAGTFALVAGIRAEQGAELGGVLPRYSWPLVVGLAFALLQVLPLPHALVSWLSPGKAALVVANASALRVAPPEWYALSYDVPLTLLAIGKLLLAISIAQLSMRLAMSSHGRRNLAALVVGTASLVALVTWANTLLAPGFLWGVLRSPVVDGLTSPLLNLNHLAGFLSLACPLAVAQALRSEGAQRAVYAGALTLLVATVLATGSRGGLLGLCVALIIAVPMIVQSERLAMRHVRRAQWMAIALAAVAALAIYGISSQTLGRELAKTEVAELSQRGSKFWVWRQSVDLLGEAPLVGVGTGAFEPAFAKYAQVAGVRYSHPENAVVQRALDVGFLGALAILGLWLWLMAAAWRHAQESSLRAAAWAGLLGLLVHDLFDFSLEMPLVLGAALVCAAIAVPVRAVRVASPRAGLWTKGGVALAAVATLAITAMARPTSAELAPHSLVDAQAVAELERIATRHPADDQAWARLGEAMMRRHDPRTFAVLARAVTLNPSNVAAHMVLGTAMSRASARPQAPAAFATALALSRNVSLVRDISAALPSAQEAALAIPINREDGAFWLHELARAGHKEIAQAYARRVGQLFIGDGAVQLAAAQTLMTAEPHAALRHARAAEALAPSVDTAVALAYAHMQTQAPEQALAIIVDPRLDARAATPRGAYPLHVARVEIGLVVIATRADPAIGDMIERSLAAREPLLQSTAERNYWYEQGARWHDHNGHTEQAAALRRQIVTSPPSPSP, from the coding sequence ATGGCGGCGACGCGCCCACGGCGGCTGACCGATGTGTCCGGATCGCGGACACACAAGTGGGCCTTGGCGGGCCTGGCGCTCGCGATGGTGGTGCTGATTGGCGGCGCCGGCGGCGTGTTGCGGTGGTCGGTCGCGATCGCCATGGCGGCCACGGCGGGAACGTTTGCGCTGGTGGCAGGCATCCGCGCCGAGCAAGGCGCCGAGCTTGGCGGCGTGCTGCCGCGCTATAGCTGGCCGTTGGTGGTGGGCTTGGCCTTCGCGCTGCTGCAAGTGCTGCCACTGCCACATGCCCTGGTGTCTTGGCTATCGCCCGGCAAGGCGGCGTTGGTGGTGGCCAACGCGTCGGCGCTGCGCGTGGCGCCACCGGAGTGGTACGCGCTGAGCTACGACGTGCCGCTGACCTTGCTGGCGATTGGCAAGCTGTTGCTCGCGATCTCGATAGCGCAGCTGTCAATGCGGCTGGCGATGTCGTCGCATGGGCGGCGCAACCTGGCGGCGCTGGTGGTCGGCACGGCGTCGCTCGTGGCCCTAGTGACGTGGGCGAACACCTTGCTTGCGCCAGGTTTTTTGTGGGGCGTGCTGCGGTCGCCGGTCGTCGATGGCCTCACCTCGCCGCTGCTCAACCTGAACCATCTCGCGGGCTTTTTGAGTTTGGCGTGTCCGCTAGCCGTGGCGCAGGCGCTGCGCAGCGAGGGCGCCCAGCGCGCGGTGTACGCGGGGGCGTTGACGTTGCTCGTGGCCACGGTGCTGGCGACGGGATCGCGCGGCGGCCTGCTTGGGCTGTGCGTGGCCCTAATCATCGCCGTGCCGATGATTGTCCAAAGCGAACGCCTTGCCATGCGACACGTTCGGCGCGCGCAGTGGATGGCCATCGCACTGGCGGCGGTGGCGGCGCTGGCGATTTATGGGATTTCGTCGCAGACGCTTGGGCGCGAACTTGCCAAGACCGAGGTCGCTGAATTATCGCAGCGCGGCTCGAAATTTTGGGTGTGGCGTCAAAGCGTCGACCTGCTCGGTGAGGCGCCGCTGGTGGGGGTGGGCACGGGTGCGTTCGAGCCGGCGTTTGCAAAGTACGCGCAGGTGGCAGGCGTGCGCTATTCGCATCCTGAAAATGCGGTAGTGCAGCGTGCGCTCGACGTGGGGTTTTTGGGGGCCTTGGCCATTTTAGGACTGTGGCTGTGGCTGATGGCAGCAGCGTGGCGTCATGCCCAGGAGAGCAGCCTGCGAGCGGCGGCGTGGGCCGGGCTCTTGGGCCTGCTCGTACACGACCTGTTCGACTTTAGCCTCGAGATGCCGTTGGTTCTCGGAGCCGCGCTTGTCTGTGCGGCGATCGCCGTGCCGGTGCGCGCTGTACGGGTTGCGAGCCCACGCGCAGGACTCTGGACAAAAGGGGGCGTGGCCCTCGCCGCAGTGGCGACGCTCGCAATTACCGCCATGGCGCGGCCGACCTCCGCCGAATTGGCGCCGCATAGCCTTGTCGATGCGCAGGCTGTTGCCGAGCTGGAGCGCATAGCCACTCGCCATCCCGCGGATGATCAGGCATGGGCGCGCCTCGGCGAGGCCATGATGCGTCGGCACGATCCGCGCACCTTTGCCGTGCTCGCGCGCGCGGTGACGCTAAATCCCAGTAACGTCGCGGCTCACATGGTGCTGGGCACCGCGATGAGCCGGGCGTCGGCACGGCCTCAAGCACCTGCCGCATTTGCGACCGCGCTCGCGCTGTCGCGCAACGTCAGCCTGGTGCGCGACATCTCGGCCGCGCTGCCCAGCGCGCAAGAGGCCGCGTTGGCGATCCCGATTAATCGCGAAGATGGGGCGTTTTGGCTGCATGAGCTGGCGCGCGCCGGGCACAAAGAAATCGCCCAGGCGTATGCGCGCCGAGTTGGTCAGCTATTTATTGGTGACGGCGCGGTGCAGCTCGCCGCGGCGCAAACGCTCATGACCGCGGAGCCGCACGCGGCGCTGCGGCATGCGCGCGCCGCCGAGGCGCTAGCACCCTCCGTTGATACGGCCGTCGCGCTGGCCTATGCGCACATGCAAACCCAGGCGCCGGAGCAGGCGCTGGCGATCATCGTCGATCCGCGGCTGGACGCCCGCGCTGCCACGCCACGCGGCGCATACCCCTTGCACGTGGCGCGGGTTGAAATTGGCCTTGTGGTGATAGCCACGCGCGCCGACCCGGCCATCGGCGACATGATCGAGCGCTCGCTCGCCGCCCGCGAGCCCTTGCTGCAGTCGACCGCCGAGCGCAACTATTGGTACGAGCAAGGCGCGCGCTGGCATGACCACAACGGCCACACCGAGCAGGCCGCCGCGCTTCGCCGGCAGATCGTCACGTCGCCGCCGTCACCATCGCCTTAG
- a CDS encoding polysaccharide export protein, protein MSVFALRVLVIVGLGAAALLGCGDPPASKYPSQAIYNEDTTLDAGDLFEVRVFRHEDMSGTFSASQEGTISFPYIGQVTVVGKTPAQIEEDIRGRLADGYLVNPSIAVYVKEYRSKKVSVLGEVRKPSAILFTPGMTVVEAVSQAGGFTAGARENAVQVTRTVDGKSETFTVPVQAVAENKAPVFYMRPGDSVFVPRRRF, encoded by the coding sequence GTGTCAGTGTTTGCGCTTCGCGTGCTAGTGATTGTTGGGCTCGGCGCCGCCGCCCTGCTCGGCTGCGGCGATCCGCCCGCTAGCAAGTATCCGAGCCAAGCAATCTATAATGAAGACACCACGCTCGATGCCGGCGACTTGTTCGAGGTGCGCGTGTTTCGCCATGAAGACATGTCCGGGACGTTTTCGGCCAGCCAAGAGGGCACGATCTCGTTTCCGTACATTGGCCAGGTGACGGTGGTCGGCAAGACGCCGGCGCAGATTGAAGAAGATATTCGCGGGCGGCTCGCTGATGGGTATTTGGTCAACCCGTCGATCGCGGTTTACGTCAAAGAGTATCGCTCCAAGAAGGTGTCGGTGCTCGGGGAAGTGCGCAAGCCAAGCGCGATCTTGTTCACGCCTGGCATGACGGTGGTCGAGGCAGTATCGCAGGCGGGTGGTTTTACCGCCGGCGCGCGCGAGAACGCGGTGCAGGTGACGCGCACCGTCGACGGCAAGAGCGAGACATTTACCGTGCCGGTGCAGGCGGTGGCGGAGAATAAAGCGCCGGTTTTCTACATGCGCCCGGGCGACTCCGTGTTCGTGCCGCGCCGTCGCTTTTAA
- a CDS encoding tetratricopeptide repeat protein, whose product MMTPGRARALVWLLAGVLLAGTPACKKKKKTETPDATTPGSMSDKDPVGGEGLDGGGDLPGSGGGDAGGDAGGDDTDAPDSGAPRDPDKPAEIVFPNLDTPPEEARKQVVQHLATARALLAASTPDPDAAIRAAQQALAADSTSIDAQVTIAHAYYIKRLYDTAEVLLDMLHGSRAEAKQNAGVFYVYGLIYDQRKDYDRALKAYTMAVNLNPAFASAHINLGVHQLRNKQYDMAVATYEKVSGALGQTSAEVYNSLGSAYRGRSAGWPAGAPDNTAYLRKAEDAFKRALTLRRDYATPYYNLGLLYLDADPFPGPAGALDTLVRLGQAKTYFEEYKSKPGADLSLVEARLKDVSKLIKREEKKRKK is encoded by the coding sequence ATGATGACGCCCGGGCGTGCGCGCGCATTGGTTTGGCTGTTGGCTGGCGTCCTGTTGGCGGGCACGCCCGCGTGCAAAAAGAAAAAGAAAACAGAAACGCCGGACGCCACGACGCCTGGCAGCATGAGCGACAAGGACCCAGTCGGCGGTGAAGGTCTTGATGGCGGCGGCGACCTACCAGGTAGTGGGGGTGGCGACGCCGGGGGTGACGCGGGCGGCGATGATACGGACGCGCCTGATAGCGGAGCGCCGCGCGACCCCGACAAGCCCGCCGAGATCGTGTTTCCAAATCTCGACACGCCGCCCGAAGAGGCGCGCAAACAAGTCGTGCAACACCTCGCCACCGCGCGCGCCTTGCTCGCCGCGAGCACGCCTGATCCGGACGCCGCGATTCGCGCGGCTCAACAGGCGCTTGCCGCCGATTCCACCAGCATTGACGCTCAGGTCACCATTGCGCACGCCTATTATATCAAGCGCCTCTACGACACCGCCGAGGTCCTGCTCGATATGCTGCATGGCAGCCGCGCCGAGGCCAAGCAAAACGCCGGCGTCTTTTACGTCTACGGCCTCATTTACGACCAAAGGAAAGACTACGACCGCGCGCTAAAAGCCTACACCATGGCGGTAAATCTCAACCCGGCGTTCGCCAGCGCCCACATTAACCTCGGCGTGCATCAGCTGCGCAACAAGCAATATGACATGGCCGTGGCTACCTATGAGAAGGTCTCGGGCGCGCTCGGCCAAACCAGCGCTGAGGTCTACAACTCGCTGGGGAGCGCCTATCGCGGCCGCAGCGCAGGGTGGCCCGCCGGTGCCCCCGACAACACCGCCTATCTGCGCAAGGCCGAAGACGCGTTCAAGCGCGCGCTAACCCTGCGCCGCGACTATGCGACGCCTTACTACAACCTGGGCCTGCTCTACCTCGACGCTGACCCCTTTCCGGGACCGGCCGGCGCGCTGGACACCCTAGTGCGCCTAGGCCAGGCCAAGACGTACTTTGAGGAATACAAATCCAAGCCCGGCGCAGATCTTTCGCTGGTCGAGGCGCGTTTAAAAGATGTGAGCAAGCTCATCAAGCGCGAAGAAAAGAAACGCAAGAAGTAG